Proteins from a genomic interval of Anatilimnocola floriformis:
- a CDS encoding YciI family protein: MNYMLLIYTDEASWTDGEREDCYQESIALTHQLKKEGKYRAASPLHSVTTATSVRVRDGKRQVTDGPFAETREQLGGYFIVDAADLDEALKIAERIPGARKGTVEVRPVLELVGLPQA, translated from the coding sequence ATGAACTACATGCTGCTGATTTACACCGACGAGGCCAGCTGGACCGACGGCGAGCGTGAGGACTGCTATCAAGAGTCGATCGCCCTGACGCATCAGCTGAAGAAGGAAGGGAAATACCGCGCTGCGTCGCCGCTCCACTCGGTGACAACGGCGACCAGCGTGCGAGTGCGCGACGGCAAGCGACAGGTAACCGATGGCCCGTTTGCGGAAACGCGCGAGCAACTCGGCGGTTATTTCATTGTGGATGCAGCCGACCTGGACGAGGCGTTGAAGATCGCTGAACGAATTCCGGGGGCGCGCAAAGGAACTGTCGAGGTTCGGCCGGTGCTGGAATTGGTCGGTCTGCCGCAGGCGTAA
- a CDS encoding YqgE/AlgH family protein, with protein sequence MKSLQGKLLVASPHLGDGNFFRSVVLLVKHDSEGAFGLILNRPLNSTLQEVWTAIQDEATESDSDDEEVPPPENPLDELQHGEQPIYVGGPVEGPLVVVHGLKKYAEAQVQNGVYFAAHKDYIRKVITQAKKPFRVFSGYAGWGAGQLEGELQAGGWLLTEANKDLIFYKDDDLWEQVVQGIAEQILSPAAETKHIPPDASLN encoded by the coding sequence ATGAAATCGCTGCAAGGCAAACTGCTCGTCGCCTCGCCGCACTTGGGCGACGGCAACTTCTTTCGCTCCGTCGTCCTGCTGGTCAAGCACGACTCCGAGGGAGCGTTTGGCTTGATCCTGAATCGGCCACTCAACAGCACACTGCAAGAAGTGTGGACCGCCATTCAAGACGAAGCCACCGAGAGCGATTCGGACGACGAAGAAGTTCCGCCGCCGGAAAATCCGCTGGATGAACTGCAGCACGGCGAGCAGCCGATCTATGTCGGCGGGCCCGTCGAGGGGCCGCTGGTCGTGGTCCACGGCTTGAAGAAATACGCCGAAGCCCAGGTGCAGAACGGCGTTTATTTTGCCGCTCACAAGGACTACATCCGCAAAGTAATTACGCAGGCCAAAAAGCCCTTCCGAGTTTTTTCGGGTTATGCCGGCTGGGGCGCCGGTCAACTCGAAGGCGAACTGCAAGCCGGCGGTTGGCTCCTGACCGAAGCCAACAAAGACCTCATCTTCTACAAGGACGACGACCTGTGGGAACAAGTCGTCCAAGGGATCGCCGAGCAGATTCTGTCGCCGGCTGCGGAAACCAAGCACATTCCGCCCGATGCCTCGCTGAATTGA
- a CDS encoding DUF1559 domain-containing protein, with the protein MRRSVVSRSTRTGFTLVELLVVIAIIGVLVALLLPAVQAAREAARRTSCINKLRQWGLAVHTMHDSVGYIPQGTQNNPRRVWVVMLWPYVEQGNMYVQFDQTQAFHVPPNTIANTTTGIYAKTAPLYYCPSDRMNALWKGDSAYRARGSYVINWGNQAVPYNSADTSQDLGKGVAPFGLEDGSDYSKPRKVKLGNFTDGTSNTLLMSEVIMAKNDSDFDIRGDFLNDDRPCTQFMTINTPNSGTDVSPFCNATTYPQNPPCTTTGSGNSYKGARSRHPGGVNALIGDGATRFVTNNIAIANWRAMGTMDGGEVISE; encoded by the coding sequence ATGCGACGTTCCGTTGTCTCGCGCTCGACCCGAACTGGGTTTACGTTGGTCGAGCTGTTGGTGGTGATCGCCATCATCGGCGTGCTCGTCGCCTTGCTTTTGCCGGCCGTGCAGGCCGCGCGCGAAGCAGCCCGCCGGACCAGTTGCATCAACAAGCTGCGGCAGTGGGGGCTGGCCGTGCACACGATGCACGACAGCGTGGGCTACATTCCGCAGGGAACTCAGAACAATCCGCGCCGAGTGTGGGTCGTGATGCTCTGGCCCTATGTCGAGCAAGGGAACATGTACGTTCAGTTCGACCAAACACAAGCCTTTCATGTGCCGCCGAACACCATCGCCAACACCACCACCGGTATTTATGCCAAGACGGCTCCGCTGTATTACTGCCCCAGCGACCGCATGAACGCCCTGTGGAAAGGCGACTCGGCCTACCGAGCGCGCGGCAGCTATGTCATCAATTGGGGCAATCAAGCAGTTCCCTATAACTCGGCCGATACTTCGCAGGATCTAGGCAAGGGAGTCGCTCCCTTCGGCCTCGAAGACGGTAGCGACTACAGCAAGCCCCGGAAAGTGAAGCTCGGCAACTTCACCGATGGCACGTCGAACACGCTGTTGATGTCGGAAGTCATCATGGCCAAGAACGATTCCGACTTCGATATTCGCGGCGACTTTTTGAACGATGACAGGCCCTGCACGCAGTTCATGACAATCAATACACCGAACAGCGGCACCGATGTTTCGCCCTTCTGCAACGCGACGACGTATCCGCAAAACCCGCCCTGCACCACGACAGGTTCCGGCAATTCTTATAAGGGTGCCCGCAGTCGCCATCCCGGCGGTGTAAATGCCTTGATCGGCGATGGAGCCACGCGGTTTGTGACAAACAACATCGCAATTGCCAACTGGCGGGCCATGGGGACGATGGATGGCGGCGAAGTGATCAGCGAATAA
- a CDS encoding MogA/MoaB family molybdenum cofactor biosynthesis protein, translated as MSTPIHQQHEQSAPVAISVAVITVSDTRTLADDTGGQTVIDHLLAAGHLLHSRHIIKDEPQTMRELLLNLAQELDLRAILLTGGTGISSRDQTYETVTALLDKPLPGYGELFRQLSYAEIGPAAILSRATGGVMRGKIVLTMPGSPNGVKLAMEKIIVPQLPHLAREAGR; from the coding sequence ATGTCCACTCCGATCCATCAGCAGCACGAACAGTCCGCCCCGGTCGCCATTTCGGTCGCTGTCATCACCGTCAGCGATACGCGCACGCTGGCCGATGACACCGGCGGGCAAACGGTGATCGATCACTTGCTGGCTGCGGGGCATCTGCTCCATTCGCGGCACATCATCAAGGATGAACCGCAAACGATGCGGGAACTGCTCTTGAACCTGGCGCAGGAACTCGATCTGCGGGCGATCCTGCTGACCGGCGGCACGGGCATTAGCAGTCGCGATCAAACGTATGAAACGGTGACCGCGTTGCTCGATAAGCCGTTGCCCGGCTATGGCGAACTGTTTCGCCAACTGTCCTACGCGGAAATCGGACCGGCGGCGATCCTAAGTCGCGCTACGGGGGGCGTGATGCGAGGAAAGATCGTCCTCACCATGCCCGGCTCGCCGAATGGCGTAAAATTGGCCATGGAAAAGATCATCGTGCCGCAGCTGCCACATTTGGCGCGCGAAGCAGGCCGTTAA
- a CDS encoding PQQ-binding-like beta-propeller repeat protein, producing MAVFRRLLMLCCAAASLIFCCLVAVADDWLQFRGPCGNGCGPATAKNLPLNWGGGFDAPAWQTDIPGKGWSSPIVVGDRIWLTTAEQLALSDARRAAKLAANPILTPDFQTHASVSFYALEIDAESGKLLRNIELLSTEDPPPIHAQNSYASPTPACDGERLYCHFGSLGTAALDLKSGNVLWTKVLKVDEITGPGGSPVLYKNLVIIACDGTDLQYVIALDKRTGQEVWRTPRPKITVADNKLKRAFSTPLLITFAGREQLISPGAQWVCSYDPATGKELWRANMGEGTHAIVPRPVYQDGLVYVCTGYMKPELWAIKVDGEGDVTDSHLEWSTQSQIPELSSPLVAGGEIYFVSSKGVATCLDAKTGDEIWRHRLGGNFASSPLLADDKLYFVSMEGVTHVLRPGRKFESLATNQLFGQVQASPAMYGNALLIRTQSQLVCLKNGAAK from the coding sequence ATGGCTGTCTTTCGACGATTGCTGATGCTCTGCTGCGCAGCGGCTTCGTTGATATTTTGCTGCTTGGTTGCTGTAGCCGACGATTGGCTGCAGTTTCGTGGGCCTTGCGGCAACGGCTGTGGTCCAGCGACGGCCAAGAACTTGCCGCTGAACTGGGGCGGCGGCTTTGACGCGCCGGCCTGGCAGACCGATATTCCCGGCAAAGGCTGGTCGTCGCCGATCGTCGTCGGCGATCGCATTTGGCTCACGACGGCTGAGCAACTCGCGCTGAGCGATGCCCGGCGAGCAGCCAAGCTCGCGGCCAATCCGATTCTGACGCCTGATTTTCAAACGCACGCTTCGGTGTCGTTCTATGCGCTCGAGATCGACGCCGAGAGTGGCAAGCTGTTGCGCAATATCGAACTGCTGTCGACCGAAGATCCGCCGCCGATCCACGCGCAGAACTCATATGCTTCGCCGACCCCTGCTTGCGACGGCGAGCGATTGTATTGCCACTTCGGTTCGCTTGGCACGGCAGCGCTCGATCTGAAGAGCGGCAACGTGTTGTGGACGAAGGTGCTGAAGGTCGATGAAATTACCGGCCCTGGTGGCTCACCGGTTCTCTATAAAAACCTCGTGATCATCGCCTGCGACGGCACTGACCTGCAGTATGTAATTGCGCTCGATAAGCGCACTGGTCAGGAAGTGTGGCGCACGCCGCGGCCGAAGATCACCGTGGCCGACAACAAATTGAAGCGGGCGTTTAGCACGCCGTTGCTCATTACATTCGCCGGTCGCGAGCAACTCATCAGCCCCGGCGCGCAGTGGGTTTGCTCGTACGACCCTGCCACCGGCAAAGAGCTGTGGCGAGCCAACATGGGCGAAGGGACGCATGCGATCGTGCCGCGGCCCGTTTATCAGGACGGCTTGGTTTATGTCTGCACGGGTTACATGAAACCCGAACTGTGGGCCATTAAAGTTGATGGCGAGGGAGACGTGACCGATTCGCATCTCGAGTGGAGCACGCAATCGCAAATCCCCGAGCTCTCGTCACCGCTGGTTGCTGGCGGTGAGATCTATTTCGTGTCGTCGAAAGGCGTGGCCACTTGTCTCGATGCCAAGACGGGAGATGAAATCTGGCGGCACCGCCTCGGCGGCAATTTTGCCTCCAGCCCGCTCCTCGCCGACGACAAGCTCTACTTCGTCAGCATGGAAGGAGTCACGCACGTGCTGCGGCCCGGCCGAAAGTTCGAATCGCTGGCCACCAACCAACTCTTCGGCCAGGTGCAAGCCAGCCCGGCCATGTATGGGAATGCGCTGTTGATCAGAACGCAGAGTCAGTTGGTTTGTTTGAAAAACGGGGCTGCGAAGTAG
- a CDS encoding substrate-binding domain-containing protein, whose translation MSVCLIRRSLFLLTLLFVVGCRQRAAPSSAPPVQTGGASTTAKRPIGISVLTLNNPFFKIIADSITEEVKKEGYETILVAGELDVAKQQSQIEDFIAKGCSAIVLCPCDSKAIGPAIQKANTADIPVFTVDIACLAPKVKVVSHIATDNYGGGKQAGDAMIEALGGQGGKVVVLDFKQAESCLLRVKGFKEVIEAHNQKNADKPINIVAELPGDGLLEKGFKAAEDALQAHDDLAGIFAINDPSALGAYSAMEKAEKTAQVKLIGFDGQDIGKEAIRDGKIYADPIQYPDRMGKLTAQSIIKHFDGERLPAEQLIPTELYRKADGEKDPSLKKAAQ comes from the coding sequence ATGTCCGTGTGTTTGATTCGTCGTTCTCTGTTTCTTTTGACGCTGCTTTTCGTCGTTGGTTGCCGGCAACGGGCTGCACCGAGCAGCGCGCCTCCGGTGCAAACTGGCGGAGCATCGACGACGGCCAAGCGGCCGATCGGCATTTCGGTCCTCACGCTCAACAATCCCTTCTTCAAGATCATCGCCGACAGCATCACAGAAGAAGTGAAGAAGGAAGGTTACGAGACGATCCTCGTCGCCGGCGAACTCGACGTCGCCAAGCAGCAGAGTCAAATCGAAGACTTTATCGCCAAAGGTTGCTCGGCGATCGTTCTTTGTCCGTGCGACTCCAAAGCGATTGGGCCTGCGATTCAAAAAGCGAACACGGCCGATATTCCTGTCTTCACGGTCGATATCGCCTGCCTCGCGCCGAAGGTGAAAGTCGTGTCGCACATCGCCACCGATAACTACGGCGGCGGCAAGCAAGCGGGCGATGCCATGATCGAAGCTCTTGGCGGCCAGGGTGGCAAAGTCGTCGTTCTCGATTTCAAACAGGCCGAGTCCTGCTTGCTGCGGGTGAAGGGTTTCAAGGAAGTAATCGAGGCGCACAATCAGAAGAATGCCGACAAGCCGATCAACATCGTTGCTGAGCTGCCCGGCGATGGCTTGCTCGAAAAAGGCTTTAAGGCGGCGGAAGACGCGTTGCAAGCGCACGATGATCTGGCCGGTATTTTTGCGATCAACGATCCATCGGCCCTCGGTGCTTACTCAGCGATGGAAAAAGCCGAGAAGACCGCGCAGGTGAAGCTGATTGGTTTTGACGGCCAGGATATCGGCAAGGAAGCGATCCGCGATGGCAAGATCTACGCCGATCCGATTCAGTATCCCGATCGGATGGGCAAGCTGACGGCGCAGTCGATTATCAAACATTTTGACGGCGAGCGTTTGCCCGCCGAACAGTTGATACCTACCGAGCTCTACAGGAAGGCCGATGGCGAAAAGGATCCATCGCTGAAGAAAGCAGCCCAGTAA
- a CDS encoding ABC transporter permease — protein MRPFLRWLWRDQAMLLALAALVITLSILTWDRQSVSGSSAGQRLGKQAVARVKRGGAVAIVTRSTAADTAFLEAAAREITKAEIIIAAQSQGEPADALDALRAAKQPIELVIATEIAGTWPAVQKWSERNKPAPVPILTPQPYYFPNFLKSANLLNISNQIAVIAIIAIGMTMVIVTGGVDLSVGSQIALSAVICTLLLRRFGAEGASLVMVLAASLTAISACALLGLISGSFVTLLRVPSFIVTLAVMLLADGLAYNLSAGATINELPTSFMWLGKGTTLGRIPNSAVLMAGLYLLAYFVMTRTVFGRHLYAVGGNQKAAWLCGVPVRGVTIGAFVICGALAGLGGVLMASQLGAGSPNYGSKHELLVIAAVVVGGTSLAGGRGTMWGTFVGALILAVIANGMNLLGLESKRQQIVLGLVILAAVVLDTSKRPKE, from the coding sequence ATGCGGCCGTTTCTGCGTTGGCTGTGGCGCGACCAGGCGATGTTGCTGGCGCTCGCGGCGCTCGTCATCACGCTGAGCATTCTCACCTGGGACCGCCAGAGCGTGAGTGGCAGCAGCGCGGGACAACGCCTCGGCAAACAGGCCGTCGCACGTGTGAAACGAGGCGGCGCTGTGGCGATCGTCACGCGCAGCACCGCTGCCGATACGGCTTTCCTCGAAGCTGCGGCGCGAGAAATCACCAAGGCCGAGATCATCATTGCTGCGCAATCGCAAGGCGAACCGGCCGACGCGCTCGATGCCTTGCGGGCCGCCAAGCAGCCGATTGAATTGGTGATCGCGACCGAAATCGCCGGCACTTGGCCTGCCGTGCAAAAGTGGTCGGAGCGGAACAAGCCAGCGCCTGTGCCGATTCTCACGCCGCAGCCGTATTACTTTCCCAACTTTCTGAAATCGGCGAATCTGCTGAACATCAGCAACCAGATTGCCGTGATCGCGATCATCGCCATTGGCATGACGATGGTAATTGTCACTGGCGGCGTCGATCTGTCGGTTGGCAGTCAAATCGCACTCTCCGCCGTGATTTGCACGTTGTTGCTGCGGCGGTTCGGCGCCGAGGGGGCTTCGCTGGTCATGGTGCTTGCTGCGTCGCTGACGGCGATTTCGGCTTGTGCACTGCTGGGGCTCATCTCGGGTTCATTCGTTACGCTGCTGCGAGTTCCTTCGTTCATCGTGACGTTGGCGGTCATGCTGCTCGCCGATGGCCTGGCTTACAACTTGTCGGCCGGCGCGACGATCAACGAATTGCCGACGTCGTTTATGTGGCTCGGCAAGGGAACGACGCTCGGTCGCATTCCGAACTCCGCGGTGCTGATGGCGGGCCTGTATTTGCTGGCTTACTTCGTGATGACGCGCACGGTCTTCGGCCGACATCTCTATGCGGTTGGCGGCAATCAAAAAGCGGCCTGGCTGTGCGGTGTGCCGGTGAGAGGCGTGACGATCGGGGCCTTTGTCATTTGCGGCGCGCTCGCGGGTCTCGGTGGCGTGCTGATGGCGTCGCAGCTCGGCGCGGGGAGTCCCAACTATGGCAGCAAGCACGAACTGCTCGTCATCGCGGCGGTGGTTGTTGGCGGCACTTCGCTCGCTGGCGGTCGCGGCACGATGTGGGGGACATTCGTCGGCGCGCTGATTCTCGCCGTGATCGCCAACGGCATGAACCTGCTCGGCCTGGAAAGCAAACGGCAGCAGATTGTCCTCGGCTTGGTCATTCTGGCCGCAGTCGTGCTCGATACGAGCAAACGACCGAAGGAATGA
- the lepB gene encoding signal peptidase I: protein MAKSPHENETKLKAKDAGRKTDNNKESDAPHDGGWRETIESLAMAVILALLFKGYVAEAFVIPTGSMAPTLQGRHRDIDCPQCGFRYQTTASDEVEQSSGFLNNNHVVSGTCPVCRFTHPYNPDKDSNESSFSGDRIIVSKFAYEIADPRRWDVIVFKYPGGATQNYIKRLVGLPGETLQIAGGNIYTRGAGQSDFHIARKPPHKLTAMLQIVDDSDHIPPVLTKLGWPTRWREITADNSPQAAWKTADGGASFSCAEVPTGTAWLRYRHFAPSYDDWAAITVDGKLPADAHAWDGQLITDFYAYNTSTYLLARAAASMPPRGTYEFRFTENVDLSDLPDRMRSRDDARELYYDPDMPGPGLPSAERSAGAHWVDDLAVECVAELQDSQGSLAIDLVRAGTHYRCTIDVATGKATLTRTNAAGNALPFCDELGEDHASAANPTAQTSVKGAGSYRLRLTNCDHQVLLFVNGYAVTFDMPTCYQSDRIVQPAWTKQDGLDLEPAGIGVSGLRAKVSHMRIFRDKYYIAIDSHNTSNSTDYTHNYQDGYAQREQPLLQEVFASPDTWISSGLFDAMNRRQVEFTLNGDEFFPMGDNSPSSSDGRYWYKNDYLTRDLLIGKALFIYWPHSWNRPVPFQPNLQRMRPIH, encoded by the coding sequence ATGGCCAAAAGTCCGCACGAAAACGAAACCAAGCTGAAGGCCAAGGATGCCGGCAGGAAGACAGACAACAATAAAGAGAGCGACGCGCCGCACGACGGCGGTTGGCGAGAGACGATCGAATCGCTGGCGATGGCGGTGATTCTGGCCCTTCTCTTCAAGGGTTATGTCGCCGAGGCGTTTGTCATTCCCACGGGCTCGATGGCCCCGACGCTGCAGGGCCGGCATCGCGATATTGACTGCCCGCAATGCGGCTTTCGTTATCAAACGACGGCCAGCGATGAAGTGGAACAGAGTTCGGGCTTTCTGAACAACAACCACGTGGTGTCGGGAACGTGCCCGGTTTGCCGGTTCACGCATCCGTATAACCCTGACAAGGACAGCAACGAAAGTTCGTTCAGCGGCGACCGGATCATCGTCAGCAAGTTTGCCTACGAAATCGCCGATCCGCGGCGCTGGGATGTCATCGTCTTTAAGTATCCGGGCGGGGCGACGCAAAATTATATCAAGCGCTTGGTTGGTCTGCCGGGCGAAACGTTGCAGATCGCCGGTGGCAATATTTATACGCGCGGTGCGGGTCAAAGCGACTTTCACATCGCCCGCAAGCCGCCGCACAAGCTCACCGCGATGTTGCAAATCGTTGACGACTCGGATCACATTCCGCCGGTGCTGACAAAGCTCGGTTGGCCGACGCGGTGGCGCGAGATCACGGCCGATAACTCTCCGCAGGCTGCCTGGAAGACTGCCGACGGCGGCGCGTCGTTCAGCTGTGCGGAGGTTCCCACCGGCACGGCTTGGCTGCGGTATCGGCACTTTGCGCCGAGCTATGACGACTGGGCTGCAATCACCGTCGATGGCAAGTTGCCCGCCGATGCCCACGCCTGGGACGGCCAGCTGATCACCGATTTTTATGCCTACAACACCTCGACGTATTTGCTGGCACGAGCTGCCGCGAGCATGCCGCCCCGCGGTACCTACGAATTTCGCTTTACCGAAAACGTTGATCTGAGCGACTTGCCCGATCGGATGCGCAGCCGCGACGATGCTCGCGAACTGTATTACGATCCCGATATGCCCGGCCCCGGCCTGCCGAGCGCCGAGCGATCCGCAGGCGCTCACTGGGTCGATGATCTGGCCGTCGAATGCGTCGCCGAATTACAAGATTCTCAAGGCTCGCTGGCGATCGATCTGGTTCGCGCTGGCACTCACTATCGCTGCACGATCGATGTCGCCACAGGCAAAGCAACCCTCACGCGCACCAACGCGGCCGGCAATGCTCTCCCTTTCTGCGATGAGCTAGGTGAAGACCACGCCAGCGCCGCCAATCCCACCGCGCAAACGTCCGTGAAGGGCGCCGGCTCTTATCGGCTGCGGCTGACCAATTGTGATCATCAAGTACTGCTGTTCGTTAACGGCTATGCCGTGACCTTCGACATGCCGACCTGCTATCAGTCGGATCGGATTGTGCAGCCCGCGTGGACGAAGCAGGATGGCCTCGACCTCGAGCCGGCTGGCATTGGTGTGAGCGGTTTGCGGGCCAAGGTTTCGCACATGAGGATCTTTCGCGACAAGTATTACATCGCCATCGATTCGCATAACACCAGCAACTCGACCGATTACACGCACAACTATCAAGATGGTTATGCACAGCGCGAACAGCCGTTGCTGCAGGAAGTCTTCGCCTCGCCCGACACGTGGATCAGCAGCGGACTGTTTGACGCCATGAACCGCCGCCAGGTCGAGTTCACGCTCAACGGCGACGAGTTCTTTCCGATGGGCGACAACAGCCCCAGCAGCTCGGACGGGCGATATTGGTACAAGAACGATTACCTGACGCGCGACTTGCTGATCGGCAAAGCGCTATTCATCTATTGGCCTCACAGCTGGAACCGGCCCGTGCCGTTTCAACCGAATCTGCAAAGGATGCGACCGATTCACTAA
- the lptB gene encoding LPS export ABC transporter ATP-binding protein produces MPILEAHGLVKTYGRRRVVDGVSFDVEAAEIVGLLGSNGAGKSTSFKIACGLVEADAGKINLNGVDVTKWPMYRRAKEGGMGYLAQEASVFRKLTVEQNLLAVMELLGMDRRTRYARTDELLDQFKITHIRKSNASRLSGGERRRLEFARCLITEPEIILLDEPFVGIDPVTVQSIQTVIRDLKKRGIAILITDHHVRETLQITDRSYVMTQGRVLCDGPPDVVLSNPEARRAYFGEDTDFGSPGPPRPHLGEGSRRRVVRTDIHSEDTLDAGDVVD; encoded by the coding sequence ATGCCAATTTTGGAAGCGCATGGACTGGTGAAGACCTACGGCCGCCGCCGCGTGGTCGATGGCGTGAGCTTCGACGTTGAAGCCGCCGAAATCGTCGGGCTGCTGGGCAGCAACGGCGCAGGAAAATCGACGAGCTTCAAAATTGCCTGCGGCCTGGTCGAAGCCGATGCGGGCAAAATTAATCTCAACGGCGTCGATGTCACGAAGTGGCCCATGTACCGCCGGGCCAAAGAAGGTGGCATGGGTTACCTGGCTCAGGAAGCAAGTGTCTTTCGCAAGCTGACCGTCGAGCAAAACCTGCTGGCCGTCATGGAACTCCTGGGCATGGATCGCCGCACGCGCTATGCACGGACCGACGAATTGCTCGATCAATTCAAAATCACCCACATCCGCAAGAGCAACGCCAGTCGCCTCTCGGGCGGTGAACGCCGACGCTTGGAATTTGCGCGCTGCTTGATCACCGAGCCTGAGATCATTCTGCTCGACGAACCGTTCGTCGGCATCGATCCGGTGACGGTGCAGAGCATTCAAACCGTCATTCGCGATTTGAAAAAACGCGGCATTGCGATTTTGATCACCGATCACCACGTGCGCGAAACGTTGCAGATCACCGACCGCAGCTACGTGATGACTCAAGGACGCGTGCTCTGCGATGGTCCGCCCGACGTGGTGCTCTCGAATCCCGAAGCCCGCCGCGCCTACTTTGGCGAAGATACCGACTTCGGCAGCCCTGGCCCGCCGCGGCCACATTTGGGCGAAGGTTCTCGCCGCAGAGTCGTTCGCACCGATATTCACAGCGAAGACACGCTCGACGCCGGTGACGTCGTCGATTAA